A region from the Mercenaria mercenaria strain notata chromosome 7, MADL_Memer_1, whole genome shotgun sequence genome encodes:
- the LOC123556100 gene encoding uncharacterized protein LOC123556100 — translation MSLRHQRILGKITLKVIFLVLLFIFGIQFTRYDRNKTSETRPQKHFDHHIVRKDVNLTKSSHNIRKDIKLTKLTKSNKHRFGKLDSNGSWKIKYDRNKPLDYIPSVSEAVNNHEVPYITENITKRFLILPNVKYQEKVAILTPIRNAARALKRFGEQVGKLTYPHELMSLYFGEDGSIDNTIEIASITAHQLGTQSQFYTADVVRLNISGGLHGGVYVRHKEEVQRTRRAHMALARNRLLRFAQHQNKFDHILWIDSDVAELPVDLVQQMLFAKSDVVATCCLIKSRGKKMKYDLNSWRETNDSINSQSQLEPDDLVLEGYSKSLRIRLSDLKSEGRVVPLDGVGGCALMVRAECHRSGLQFPEVVYKHHIETEGLAKMARDMGYNVVGLPFVEIIHEL, via the coding sequence aTGAGTTTAAGACATCAACGCATACTAGGAAAAATAACTCTTAAAGTCATTTTTCTGGTTCTGTTGTTCATTTTTGGAATTCAATTTACACGATATGACAGAAACAAAACAAGTGAAACCCGTCCGCAGAAACATTTTGATCATCATATAGTACGGAAGGATGTAAACTTAACTAAATCATCTCATAATATAAGGAAAGATATAAAGCTAACCAAATTAACTAAATCAAATAAACATCGTTTCGGAAAACTAGACAGTAATGGTAGTTGGAAAATCAAGTACGACCGGAATAAGCCGTTGGATTACATACCTAGTGTGTCTGAAGCTGTAAATAATCACGAAGTACCAtatattacagaaaatattacGAAAAGGTTCCTGATATTACCAAACGTCAAATATCAAGAAAAAGTAGCAATTTTGACACCAATACGTAACGCAGCACGCGCATTAAAGCGATTTGGTGAGCAAGTTGGCAAACTGACATATCCCCATGAATTGATGTCGTTGTATTTCGGAGAGGATGGAAGTATAGACAACACAATTGAAATAGCAAGTATTACTGCACATCAACTTGGAACGCAAAGTCAGTTTTACACGGCTGATGTTGTAAGGCTTAACATTTCAGGTGGCCTCCACGGAGGTGTTTATGTACGGCACAAAGAAGAGGTTCAGCGAACTAGGAGAGCACATATGGCTTTGGCAAGAAATCGTCTACTTCGCTTTGCTCAACATCAAAACAAATTTGACCATATTCTATGGATTGATAGCGACGTTGCAGAACTTCCGGTTGACCTCGTGCAACAAATGCTCTTCGCGAAATCTGATGTTGTTGCGACATGTTGCTTGATAAAAAGTCGTGGAAAAAAGATGAAATATGATCTGAATTCTTGGAGAGAGACAAATGATTCAATAAACAGTCAGTCTCAGCTCGAACCAGACGATCTTGTACTAGAAGGTTATAGCAAATCCCTTAGAATTCGTCTTTCAGATCTCAAAAGCGAAGGTCGTGTAGTTCCTTTGGACGGGGTAGGTGGTTGTGCACTTATGGTCAGAGCCGAATGTCACCGAAGTGGTTTGCAGTTTCCGGAAGTTGTCTACAAACATCATATTGAAACAGAAGGTCTTGCAAAAATGGCGCGTGACATGGGATATAATGTTGTAGGTCTTCCATTTGTAGAAATTATACATGAATTATAA